A stretch of Gadus macrocephalus chromosome 17, ASM3116895v1 DNA encodes these proteins:
- the ddx18 gene encoding ATP-dependent RNA helicase DDX18 → MSDLPMKILRKKIEKRNEKTKERKVLSLKKKNEGIVPENGLSGAGGEETPNSVSSETAIKPKIKPEKQKLPKQPENITDLVTKKKKRKLANDSETSGCKKAKTKSQNQAVEAEEEADEEEEEDATADQQDSDEDIAGSNKEDDDDGEEDENDVDAEDENAELPMGLSGAFEDTTFESLTTLVSEHTLKAVKEMGFEHMTEIQHKSIRPLLEGRDILAAARTGSGKTLAFLIPCIELIHKLKFMPRNGAGVLVLSPTRELAMQTYGVLKELMAHHVHTFGLLMGGSNRSAEAQRLANGVNILVATPGRLLDHLQNTTGFMYKNLQCLVIDEADRILEVGFEEELKQIIRLLPKRRQTMLFSATQTRKVEDLARISLKKEPLYVGVDDDKDKATVDGLEQGYVVCPSEKRFLLLFTFLKKNRKKKMMVFFSSCMSVKFHYELLNYIDLPVMAIHGKQKQTKRTTTFFQFCNADTGILLCTDVAARGLDIPEVDWIVQYDPPDDPKEYIHRVGRTARGIDGKGHALLILRPEELGFLRFLKQARVPLSEFEFSWSKISDIQSQLDKLIEKNYYLHKSGQEAYKSYVRAYDSHSLKQIYSVGTLNLPMVALSFGFKVPPFVDLNVNSCHGMKMQKRGGGGGFGYKSKGVDKSRIFKHVNKGRGDKRQFSR, encoded by the exons ATGTCGGACCTGCCGATGAAAATACTTCGCAAGAAGATCGAGAAAAGAAACGAAAAGACCAAAGAACGCAaagttctctctctcaaaaaaaagaatgaaggcATCG TTCCAGAAAATGGGCTGTCAGGCGCAGGAGGCGAGGAGACCCCTAATTCCGTGTCTTCCGAGACAGCCATTAAACCAAAGATAAAACCAGAGAAACAGAAGTTACCCAAACAACCAGAAAACATAACAGACCTCGTtacgaaaaagaagaaaaggaagcTGGCAAATGACAGTGAAACGTCAG GTTGCAAAAAGGCAAAAACAAAAAGCCAGAACCAAGCAGTAGAGGCTGAAGAGGAggcagatgaggaagaggaggaagatgcaACAGCTGATCAACAAGACAGTGATGAAGATATTGCAGGGAGTAACAAAGAAGACGATGATGACGGGGAGGAAGATGAAAACGATGTTGATGCAGAGGACGAAAATGCTGAACTACCAATGGGCTTGTCAG GAGCATTTGAGGACACCACGTTTGAGTCTCTAACCACGTTGGTGAGTGAGCACACGCTGAAGGCCGTCAAGGAAATGGGATTTGAACACATGACTGAAATCCAGCACAAAAGCATCCGTCCTCTTCTGGAGGGAAG GGATATTCTTGCCGCTGCCAGGACAGGAAGTGGCAAAACCTTGGCCTTCCTCATCCCCTGCATCGAACTCATCCACAAACTCAAGTTCATGCCCAGAAACG GAGCTGGTGTGCTGGTCCTTTCGCCAACACGGGAGTTGGCCATGCAGACGTACGGCGTGCTGAAGGAGCTCATGGCGCACCACGTGCACACGTTTGGCCTGCTCATGGGTGGCAGCAACCGCTCGGCCGAGGCCCAGCGGCTCGCCAACGGTGTCAACATCCTGGTCGCCACGCCGGGCCGTCTGCTGGACCATCTGCAG aaTACCACTGGCTTCATGTACAAGAACCTGCAGTGTCTGGTGATTGACGAGGCCGACCGCATTCTGGAGGTGGGTTTCGAGGAGGAGCTCAAGCAGATCATCAGACTGCTTCCCA AGCGCAGACAGACCATGCTGTTCTCCGCCACTCAGACCAGGAAGGTGGAGGACCTGGCCCGCATCTCCCTGAAGAAGGAGCCCCTCTATGTGGGCGTGGACGACGACAAGGACAAGGCCACGGTGGACGGCCTCGAGCAG GGCTACGTGGTGTGCCCCTCGGAGAAGCGATTCCTGCTGCTGTTCACCTTCCTCAAGAAGAACCGCAAAAAGAAGATGATGGTGTTCTTCTCCTCCTGCATGTCCGTCAAGTTCCACTATGAGCTGCTCAATTACATCGACCTGCCTGTCATGGCCATCCAC GGTAAGCAGAAGCAGACCAAGCGAACCACCACCTTCTTCCAGTTTTGTAACGCGGACACGGGCATCCTGCTGTGTACAGACGTGGCCGCCAGGGGTCTGGACATCCCGGAGGTGGACTGGATCGTCCAGTATGACCCCCCAGATGACCCCAAG GAGTACATCCACCGTGTGGGCAGAACGGCCCGTGGAATCGACGGTAAAGGCCACGCCCTCCTCATCCTGCGGCCCGAGGAGCTGGGGTTCCTTCGCTTCCTCAAGCAGGCCCGG GTTCCGCTGAGCGAATTTGAATTTTCGTGGAGTAAAATCTCTGACATCCAGTCCCAG CTGGACAAGTTGATAGAGAAGAACTACTACCTCCACAAGTCCGGCCAGGAGGCCTACAAGTCGTACGTGCGGGCGTACGACTCTCATTCCCTCAAGCAGATCTACAGCGTGGGCACCCTTAATCTCCCAATGGTGGCGCTATCCTTCGGCTTCAAGGTCCCGCCCTTCGTCGACCTCA atgTCAACAGCTGCCACGGTATGAAGATGCAGAAGcgcggtggcggcgggggcTTCGGCTACAAGTCCAAGGGCGTCGACAAGTCCAGGATCTTCAAACACGTCAACAAGGGACGTGGAGACAAGAGGCAGTTCTCCCGATAA
- the LOC132475499 gene encoding LOW QUALITY PROTEIN: glycerol kinase-like (The sequence of the model RefSeq protein was modified relative to this genomic sequence to represent the inferred CDS: inserted 1 base in 1 codon), with protein sequence MKANAGTDPLVAAVDQGTSSTRFLVFNARTAEVVSQHQVEITQFFPKEGWVEEDPKEIIQSVYDCIERTCEKLGQLNIDLSNIKAVGVTNQRETTVVWDKGTGEPLYNALVWLDLRTQSTVERLINKSPGKNKNHLKPKTGLPISTYFSAVKLRWLLDNVEEVRRAVEEDRAMFGTVDSWIIWCLSGNTDGGVHITDVSNASRTLLFNIHTLDWDLELCRYFDVPMDILPKVRSSSEIYGCMKSSSLSGVPISGCLGDQSAALVGQMCFKEGXAKNTYGTGCFLLRNTGSKPVKSEHGLLTTVAYQLGRDQPACYALEGSVAIAGAVVRWLKDNMGIVKSTAEIEKLAAAAGSSYGCYFVPAFSGLYAPYWEPSARGIICGLTQFTNKNHLAFAALEAVCFQTREILDAMNQDSGVPLDQLWVDGGMTSNRLLMQLQADILCIPVVRPTMAESTALGVAMAAGAAEGVNVWDLTADHLPQVVSETFVPQINPNESEFRFSRWKKAVQKAMNWETIEPASLSNGLEKKMKGPPWGVPPTPEIKSNN encoded by the exons ATGAAAGCAAACGCTGGGACGGACCCGCTGGTCGCCGCGGTGGACCAGGGCACCAGCTCGACGCGCTTTCTG GTGTTCAATGCTAGAACGGCCGAGGTTGTGAGTCAGCATCAGGTGGAGATCACACAGTTTTTTCCCAAAGAGGG ctgggtggaggaggaccccAAGGAGATCATCCAGTCAGTGTACGACTGCATAGAGCGGACGTGCGAGAAGCTCGGTCAACTCAACATCGACCTCTCCAACATTAAAG CGGTGGGCgtgaccaatcagagagagacaacagtGGTGTGGGATAAGGGGACCGGGGAGCCACTCTACAATGCCCTGG tttggcttgatCTGCGTACACAGTCCACGGTGGAAAGACTCATCAACAAGTCCCCGGGCAAGaacaaaaaccacctcaag CCCAAGACGGGCCTGCCCATCAGCACCTACTTCAGCGCGGTGAAGCTGCGCTGGCTACTGGACAACGTGGAGGAGGTCCGccgggcggtggaggaggacagggcCATGTTTGGTACGGTGGACTCATGGATCATATGG TGTCTGAGTGGGAACACGGACGGAGGCGTTCACATCACGGACGTGTCCAACGCCAGCCGCACCCTGCTCTTCAACATCCACACCCTGGACTGGGACCTCGAGCTCTGCAG GTATTTTGACGTCCCCATGGATATTCTGCCCAAAGTTAGGAGCTCGTCGGAAATATATGGATGCATG AAGTCCAGCTCTCTCTCAGGGGTGCCGATCTCGGGG TGTCTCGGGGATCAGTCTGCCGCCCTGGTTGGACAGATGTGCTTCAAGGAAG ACGCCAAAAACAC GTATGGAACGGGCTGCTTTTTGCTACGAAACACTGGATCCAAG CCGGTGAAGTCTGAGCACGGGCTCCTCACCACTGTGGCCTATCAGCTTGGCAGGGACCAGCCCGCCTGCTACGCTCTCGAG GGGTCGGTTGCCATAGCGGGGGCGGTTGTCCGGTGGCTAAAGGACAATATGGGAATTGTCAAGTCAACTGCCGAGATAG AGAAACTGGCAGCTGCCGCGGGCTCGTCTTACGGCTGCTACTTTGTTCCGGCATTTTCCGGGCTCTACGCCCCCTACTGGGAGCCCAGTGCACGAGG AATCATCTGTGGGCTGACTCAGTTCACCAACAAAAACCACCTGGCCTTCGCTGCCCTGGAGGCGGTCTGCTTCCAGACCAGAGAG ATCCTGGATGCCATGAACCAGGACAGCGGTGTTCCTCTAGACCAGCTCTGGGTGGACGGAGGGATGACCTCCAACCGGCTGCTGATGCAGCTGCAGGCCGATATCCTCTGCATCCCCGTTG TGCGCCCCACCATGGCGGAGTCCACGGCCTTGGGGGTCGCCATGGCTGCAGGCGCGGCTGAGGGAGTGAATGTCTGGGACCTGACCGCCGATCATCTTCCCCAGGTCGTCTCGGAGACCTTTGTGCCCCAGATTAACCCTAACG AGAGTGAGTTCCGCTTCTCCCGCTGGAAGAAGGCTGTGCAGAAGGCCATGAACTGGGAGACCATAGAACCTGCCAGCCTCTCAAACG GATTAGAGAAGAAGATGAAGGGCCCTCCCTGGGGGGTCCCGCCGACCCCTGAG ATCAAAAGCAATAACTGA